A DNA window from Brassica napus cultivar Da-Ae chromosome A4, Da-Ae, whole genome shotgun sequence contains the following coding sequences:
- the LOC106446445 gene encoding histone-lysine N-methyltransferase, H3 lysine-9 specific SUVH6-like isoform X2 encodes MVHAESFKVSSLNNGHVPEEKLGGDVLHNVRVTASTKMLKFKRRKVFAHRDFPPGCGTPSMRLKAIMPENGNAVGGADDHHPSVPSSEANMNVANADDPCKEERKFEQRDEHHPRNDMELVVFESRGDKHEPEPKKEESGESTVYTSDRHVEPVAVKPLRICLPDGNDKNVVKSVSSEPKRTHGAVKRKATKSVAFHEPLKVPKKMNIDYGEGSKMKKNLYSRERGRSPDRGELPRQPRTLQVGLPPSRPSGSSGGGDSRTKVKETLRLFYGACRKLLQEEEAKPVKQKRFRVDCEAAKILKEKGKYLNTGKHIMGAVPGIEVGDEFQYRMELNILGIHKPSQGGIDYMKIGDEVFATSIVASGGYDDELDNTDVLTYTGQGGNVIKNKKGKEVPMPEDQKLVTGNLALANSVKKKNPVRVIRGNKKAVLESSGDKKGRSYVYDGLYVVETFWQETGSHGKLVFKFKLRRMPGQPELAWKVVKNTKKAEERVGLCRIDISEGHERLPICAVNEIDDEEPPSFIYTVKMIYPDWCRPIPPKGCRCTRRCAEAKDCACVAKNGGEIPYNYDGAIVSAKNLIYECGPLCKCPASCYLRVTQRGIKFPLEIFKTESRGWGVRSLSSIPSGSFICEYVGELLEDKEAERRTGNDEYLFDIGNRYDNSLAEGMSKLMPETQPAMGGDDDEMSGFTIDAAKKGNIGRFINHCCSPNLYAQNVLYDHEDTRIPHVMFFAMDNVPPLQELTYHYNYIIDQDWR; translated from the exons ATGGTGCATGCAGAGTCATTCAAAGTTAGTTCGTTGAACAATGGTCATGTTCCTGAGGAGAAACTAGGAGGAGACGTTTTGCATAATGTTCGTGTAACCGCCTCTACTAAGATGCTTAAGTTCAAGCGCCGCAAGGTTTTTGCGCATAGAGACTTCCCTCCAGGTTGTGGTACCCCTTCCATGAGGCTTAAGGCGATAATGCCAGAGAATGGGAATGCTGTTGGTGGTGCTGATGATCACCACCCTAGTGTTCCGTCTTCTGAAGCTAACATGAATGTTGCTAATGCTGATGACCCTTGTAAAGAGGAAAGAAAGTTTGAGCAGCGTGATGAGCATCATCCTCGTAACGACATGGAGCTCGTGGTATTTGAATCTCGTGGTGATAAACATGAGCCGGAACCAAAGAAAGAGGAGTCTGGCGAATCGACGGTGTATACAAGTGATCGACATGTTGAGCCTGTGGCGGTTAAGCCGCTGAGGATCTGTTTGCCAGATGGAAATGATAAGAACGTTGTTAAGTCAGTGTCATCAGAACCAAAACGAACTCATGGTGCGGTTAAAAGAAAAGCAACGAAAAGCGTTGCGTTTCATGAACCGTTGAAGGTTCCCAAAAAGATGAATATAGATTACGGTGAAGGGtctaagatgaagaagaatttGTATTCGCGCGAGAGAGGAAGAAGTCCAGATAGAGGAGAGCTACCTCGCCAGCCTCGGACATTACAAGTTGGGCTTCCTCCTTCGCGTCCCAGTGGTTCAAGCGGCGGTGGTGATAGCCGGACCAAAGTCAAGGAAACATTACGTCTTTTCTACGGAGCTTGTAGAAAGCTTTTACAAGAGGAAGAAGCTAAGCCTGTGAAACAAAAGAGGTTCAGAGTAGACTGCGAGGCCGCGAAGATTCTCAAGGAGAAAGGGAAGTATCTCAACACAGGAAAACATATAATGGGAGCTGTCCCTGGGATTGAAGTCGGCGACGAGTTTCAGTACAGGATGGAGCTGAACATTCTCGGTATACATAAACCAAGTCAAGGAGGTATTGATTATATGAAGATCGGTGATGAAGTATTCGCAACGAGTATTGTAGCCTCGGGAGGGTACGATGACGAGCTTGACAACACTGATGTCTTGACCTACACGGGTCAAGGCGGAAACGTGATAAAGAACAAGAAAGGAAAGGAAGTACCGATGCCTGAAGACCAGAAGCTTGTAACTGGGAACCTCGCGTTAGCAAAcagtgtgaagaagaagaaccctgTTCGTGTCATAAGAGGGAACAAGAAGGCGGTTTTGGAGTCGTCAGGCGATAAGAAAGGTAGAAGCTATGTCTACGATGGGTTATACGTTGTGGAGACGTTTTGGCAAGAGACTGGTTCGCACGGGAAGCTTGTGTTTAAGTTTAAGCTTAGGCGCATGCCTGGACAACCCGAGCTCGCGTGGAAAGTGGTGAAGAACACAAAGAAGGCAGAGGAGCGTGTGGGTCTGTGCAGGATCGACATCTCGGAAGGGCATGAGAGGCTTCCCATTTGCGCTGTGAACGAGATCGACGACGAGGAGCCTCCTTCGTTCATCTACACGGTTAAGATGATTTACCCTGACTGGTGCAGACCGATACCTCCGAAGGGATGCCGTTGCACCAGACGCTGTGCAGAAGCAAAGGACTGCGCTTGCGTGGCGAAAAACGGAGGAGAGATACCGTATAACTACGATGGAGCTATAGTCAGTGCAAAGAATCTGATCTACGAGTGTGGCCCGCTTTGTAAATGCCCTGCTTCTTGCTACCTAAGAGTCACGCAGAGAGGGATCAAGTTCCCGCTTGAGATCTTCAAAACCGAGTCAAGAGGATGGGGAGTGAGATCTCTCAGCTCGATCCCTTCAGGTAGCTTCATATGCGAGTACGTTGGTGAGCTTTTAGAGGATAAAGAAGCGGAGAGAAGAACAGGGAACGACGAGTATCTCTTTGACATTGGAAACAGATACGACAACTCTTTAGCTGAAGGGATGTCGAAGCTAATGCCTGAGACGCAGCCGGCCATGGGAGGAGATGATGATGAGATGAGCGGGTTCACCATTGATGCAGCTAAGAAAGGGAACATAGGGAGGTTCATAAACCACTGCTGCTCGCCGAATCTGTACGCGCAGAACGTGTTGTATGATCATGAAGACACGAGGATCCCTCACGTGATGTTCTTCGCAATGGACAATGTACCTCCTCTTCAAGAACTCACGTACCACTACAATTACATTATCGATCAG GATTGGAGATGA
- the LOC106446445 gene encoding histone-lysine N-methyltransferase, H3 lysine-9 specific SUVH6-like isoform X1, protein MVHAESFKVSSLNNGHVPEEKLGGDVLHNVRVTASTKMLKFKRRKVFAHRDFPPGCGTPSMRLKAIMPENGNAVGGADDHHPSVPSSEANMNVANADDPCKEERKFEQRDEHHPRNDMELVVFESRGDKHEPEPKKEESGESTVYTSDRHVEPVAVKPLRICLPDGNDKNVVKSVSSEPKRTHGAVKRKATKSVAFHEPLKVPKKMNIDYGEGSKMKKNLYSRERGRSPDRGELPRQPRTLQVGLPPSRPSGSSGGGDSRTKVKETLRLFYGACRKLLQEEEAKPVKQKRFRVDCEAAKILKEKGKYLNTGKHIMGAVPGIEVGDEFQYRMELNILGIHKPSQGGIDYMKIGDEVFATSIVASGGYDDELDNTDVLTYTGQGGNVIKNKKGKEVPMPEDQKLVTGNLALANSVKKKNPVRVIRGNKKAVLESSGDKKGRSYVYDGLYVVETFWQETGSHGKLVFKFKLRRMPGQPELAWKVVKNTKKAEERVGLCRIDISEGHERLPICAVNEIDDEEPPSFIYTVKMIYPDWCRPIPPKGCRCTRRCAEAKDCACVAKNGGEIPYNYDGAIVSAKNLIYECGPLCKCPASCYLRVTQRGIKFPLEIFKTESRGWGVRSLSSIPSGSFICEYVGELLEDKEAERRTGNDEYLFDIGNRYDNSLAEGMSKLMPETQPAMGGDDDEMSGFTIDAAKKGNIGRFINHCCSPNLYAQNVLYDHEDTRIPHVMFFAMDNVPPLQELTYHYNYIIDQVRDSNGNIKKKTCYCGSSDCTGRLY, encoded by the coding sequence ATGGTGCATGCAGAGTCATTCAAAGTTAGTTCGTTGAACAATGGTCATGTTCCTGAGGAGAAACTAGGAGGAGACGTTTTGCATAATGTTCGTGTAACCGCCTCTACTAAGATGCTTAAGTTCAAGCGCCGCAAGGTTTTTGCGCATAGAGACTTCCCTCCAGGTTGTGGTACCCCTTCCATGAGGCTTAAGGCGATAATGCCAGAGAATGGGAATGCTGTTGGTGGTGCTGATGATCACCACCCTAGTGTTCCGTCTTCTGAAGCTAACATGAATGTTGCTAATGCTGATGACCCTTGTAAAGAGGAAAGAAAGTTTGAGCAGCGTGATGAGCATCATCCTCGTAACGACATGGAGCTCGTGGTATTTGAATCTCGTGGTGATAAACATGAGCCGGAACCAAAGAAAGAGGAGTCTGGCGAATCGACGGTGTATACAAGTGATCGACATGTTGAGCCTGTGGCGGTTAAGCCGCTGAGGATCTGTTTGCCAGATGGAAATGATAAGAACGTTGTTAAGTCAGTGTCATCAGAACCAAAACGAACTCATGGTGCGGTTAAAAGAAAAGCAACGAAAAGCGTTGCGTTTCATGAACCGTTGAAGGTTCCCAAAAAGATGAATATAGATTACGGTGAAGGGtctaagatgaagaagaatttGTATTCGCGCGAGAGAGGAAGAAGTCCAGATAGAGGAGAGCTACCTCGCCAGCCTCGGACATTACAAGTTGGGCTTCCTCCTTCGCGTCCCAGTGGTTCAAGCGGCGGTGGTGATAGCCGGACCAAAGTCAAGGAAACATTACGTCTTTTCTACGGAGCTTGTAGAAAGCTTTTACAAGAGGAAGAAGCTAAGCCTGTGAAACAAAAGAGGTTCAGAGTAGACTGCGAGGCCGCGAAGATTCTCAAGGAGAAAGGGAAGTATCTCAACACAGGAAAACATATAATGGGAGCTGTCCCTGGGATTGAAGTCGGCGACGAGTTTCAGTACAGGATGGAGCTGAACATTCTCGGTATACATAAACCAAGTCAAGGAGGTATTGATTATATGAAGATCGGTGATGAAGTATTCGCAACGAGTATTGTAGCCTCGGGAGGGTACGATGACGAGCTTGACAACACTGATGTCTTGACCTACACGGGTCAAGGCGGAAACGTGATAAAGAACAAGAAAGGAAAGGAAGTACCGATGCCTGAAGACCAGAAGCTTGTAACTGGGAACCTCGCGTTAGCAAAcagtgtgaagaagaagaaccctgTTCGTGTCATAAGAGGGAACAAGAAGGCGGTTTTGGAGTCGTCAGGCGATAAGAAAGGTAGAAGCTATGTCTACGATGGGTTATACGTTGTGGAGACGTTTTGGCAAGAGACTGGTTCGCACGGGAAGCTTGTGTTTAAGTTTAAGCTTAGGCGCATGCCTGGACAACCCGAGCTCGCGTGGAAAGTGGTGAAGAACACAAAGAAGGCAGAGGAGCGTGTGGGTCTGTGCAGGATCGACATCTCGGAAGGGCATGAGAGGCTTCCCATTTGCGCTGTGAACGAGATCGACGACGAGGAGCCTCCTTCGTTCATCTACACGGTTAAGATGATTTACCCTGACTGGTGCAGACCGATACCTCCGAAGGGATGCCGTTGCACCAGACGCTGTGCAGAAGCAAAGGACTGCGCTTGCGTGGCGAAAAACGGAGGAGAGATACCGTATAACTACGATGGAGCTATAGTCAGTGCAAAGAATCTGATCTACGAGTGTGGCCCGCTTTGTAAATGCCCTGCTTCTTGCTACCTAAGAGTCACGCAGAGAGGGATCAAGTTCCCGCTTGAGATCTTCAAAACCGAGTCAAGAGGATGGGGAGTGAGATCTCTCAGCTCGATCCCTTCAGGTAGCTTCATATGCGAGTACGTTGGTGAGCTTTTAGAGGATAAAGAAGCGGAGAGAAGAACAGGGAACGACGAGTATCTCTTTGACATTGGAAACAGATACGACAACTCTTTAGCTGAAGGGATGTCGAAGCTAATGCCTGAGACGCAGCCGGCCATGGGAGGAGATGATGATGAGATGAGCGGGTTCACCATTGATGCAGCTAAGAAAGGGAACATAGGGAGGTTCATAAACCACTGCTGCTCGCCGAATCTGTACGCGCAGAACGTGTTGTATGATCATGAAGACACGAGGATCCCTCACGTGATGTTCTTCGCAATGGACAATGTACCTCCTCTTCAAGAACTCACGTACCACTACAATTACATTATCGATCAGGTACGTGACTCTAATGGTAatatcaagaaaaaaacatgCTACTGTGGTTCTTCTGATTGTACCGGTAGGCTTTACTAA